A part of Drosophila ananassae strain 14024-0371.13 chromosome 2R, ASM1763931v2, whole genome shotgun sequence genomic DNA contains:
- the LOC6507572 gene encoding lysosomal-trafficking regulator — MESKEEEQQPLLLDTLSSLWTHYLQASEREDASVKNHWLWLLLYNFQFLDDRALEDAWLNSHFNLVPEELCSYLLEQVYQIISEAKRSQGNSPEQEPEHQDNCIKQLRKQHNLAQLILSTPSDCNKILALRTFLTDKLGHHLLAFLLRVNIKHIASQKSLCQLCINLFPNCKWSATNEPLLPLTSIAQFIGSFYLNSPSKRQRRQQAQEAQSHHSACNSVVHDFEDFRQATKSSDELALLLIQLLTRCVDAEQESQLSVTVHNFALGHLCAALEEDLPGDNEEVIKFELLQLIAHCVNKFHVLEQQQPNVHDFNSNFGQLLYALTANRRSPLLAQGILYIIFGTLHNLVDNGVRDLSHVDLGRFDACFEVLQEVAKSTDFSTPIFLHIYKMLLRLTDNLARQEQHLQGLMESSASTSLPKQQQQPRHKRQRSSQLHCLGATSLCCYFQGKLYQLLPCLDAELQEHSVRSLLRMGSCCCHYNARNYSTCLQLATRLSSSCQKCAYKFLHYNVLHTIFVKRSPQGCPGCEEKFKSPVFHLNLLNIYKENYKLLNTPSMLLFLKHLKHIAYLLPYDLAAGILAEVALPIFRQFKESIEGDGSKARSSKVAPLKLPSKLENYRALHECLGIFVMYLSDIRLVKAFYNEENIRYMQDLLAIPELQRGVCDLIKVGIDNIAFLGENSQEQVTLSRRLIQLQLNSSDTATQLFQLLLHKCARNSESKFWLDDDSDAAKLQGHKPGDILYITALQWTLNFELLKTSQLFYNEFAKIYSIPVEMTENEDDEADAEQQQLSGEKKLRHGDKNIVDILKLNYNALSCFLMLPKAAMGATATATDTGSTAATPTAVICASSSLETLVSQLPLGNSVSVSVTTAASSDYAESNLDYASVIDNYDSLPLATKDSFLRHLRGSEPDESIVLFDIRGSQPLADPSADPNLIPPNEEEDVASHGIINKLFSIVGSIFGGNPGGDQGSDGSPARPPIEADLFCLYEPSGECKKLLLKLFEATMAICIKGFQNEEVDKMQKHLRKLRAIILAHASDNWADHGEQHARDNAVIQTLQTLLKIAELSSTHSEAGPGAVSSPSGDSQQQQPQLRPRARSFNSGSVELPRLQPAKLPAKNSLATPPTPRRRPTSSEATVGVDADYFSTRASLSCAADSELELSENEHEFYLTADEGYEADGEIADVSESECEMQGGTLAPNESWTPFQPSSRYRTHIMHQGLSQLVVQMLAELSQLCMKQPNGWTDSLTQLANRLFVIRDYLGGPLCLLKGFAPILSCSDPRLRELQQSILELIPHLNTPEVLQCYYSILGSRQPPVDLLIRHMHHISSGSLRKPQPCMELEFPIATDGKIVVTSDPAVSEQIERVRLHHQQCQMSTLFTRAACILPVTQTRIWQPDGLTLSLWLELRGQQVHRSSMQFTDEETRFSPEDSTKLHLLSLGTNQAMVSIYISHNMQLIFELVKPSEQLPPARVEEHMEANVDAASVVSANTQAAANAPGTLRQALKQTKLALLNSFGQMHLLNGHLTAPDLSGGYFEGSVVQLPHLRLPRHKWMHLVFGLQQLGDALEISIFLDGTEQHTMRLPFHNFRQITRLHTFQMIALGEGQPTRSPGSSSSSRSTLDGATPRYGVSNVILFKRRLTDPLLIMNLTAMGPDFTEFTQCQVANWKPNYGFVSLGKLASSNFGSPSDCMRQLRQARVLVYTAQQPDLVMSYDASQELDMACYGQPHGHILYGELLQHQPQTLQAATCLSGGLSTLLYLFAKIVELSVNASSQALALDLLLQVAHSDTQLYTEFQRQNYLALIGYVIKSEKCSKDVQLLRSIVNSACSQALISRKGDSLNVNDNTMATLVYPQLLLAVLQRYSDWHRSGATQSDVLDMMFRCILALTREKHPQRDFNMEQLQKAGLLGALLNLCKVYVIESPSPVQISSYAAECFVQILAVFAGSPPDSSMLDEIMKLLLLLHKPSECYVTHDRGHFYFLLTSQQPAKEKSLVAANLSRVTTSLRRQLHPPAQDLDPERADRIKRLRRLHTSNASGYKKAVNEFEEQLENMANCSNLNKSALRLLSPAEAARWRLKFKRRHPTCSNSPRRSPLKISRRRIHPHLVKMWQPSGHSTPSSRNLSLPNRKTDFYEHPGIIRLQQRLLILLKDFLCLLPDSAVDVVLRHYVKLELLLVLANQRSCAVRHAIIQLLDVLTNRLSNGELAAASKLLYPLHLANQLTIHSCDVAMFEACLTWISGVHGSLTDVLTCEAPLKIRQRFGLQSLLAIAEDTEPQGAFQVLLRLYQQNPDDQSSLIEAGLLQCSIKALYKIYSLRLGQVNADESIVELLATIGERALRSVGQINLVWDILNLLSFYQDKQTQQIVRSFRTVQAQLQLEWLTKFFEPNSFRISVVSDSGISQTELRTRVDMLIDRCTQFFTVGIAQTTGPSYVASSQELALFQLLVSYGISSNQRCNNFIAWGLQPSRPRDLRSYIVDALWRSQQDECHRAIICDGKMIKSLLWLSMQQDLPKPIENLQPLCDALGIKENDCSWNLVHELDRLNQNRNNMAAKQKTLLEKTVHRFESLVQHCIESSMVTTRRVAELQNAERKALMCHMKVYDDTYTYTKWLEIIRRMTHEGAPWYCAERAECSWELDDTEGPSRVHTRLRRCHLDIGRRFFMNEYRPGQGPREDADPYVRPLDYLIASYDQQLNISLNSQILYNFAAKFLPVDGEIEGEIIITDLKLYFLATYRCRYFNVNCDIANITEIWLKRYQHQETAFEILLDTNKSLFFSLQNADDWKIMRDVFCDKIVAPPDQSKVLAITQQWREGLLTNWEYLMTLNQIAGRTYNDLMQYPVFPWVLANYNSDVLDLREEHNFRRLSKPIAVQLEENEKHYISNYTYIDSTNTTMGSLILKPYHYSSHYSNSGTVLHFLVRVPPFTSYFLRYQDNDFDLPDRTFHALNTTWLLASRDSPTDVKELIPEFFCLPEMFENFERFNFGCRQNGERVEDVSLPAWSQRDSRLFVLIHRQALESEMVRNQLHHWVDLIYGYKQSGEHAVEAINVFHPATYAVFLDSEISDPIEREAVKTMVKTYGQMPRQLFKAPHPATKALDYSLVDKPIVATVRGLRWGVYVGSPQLKAPSWANIHKIPGTEHLVSFSNTNAVYALPARAGVMQGAEPDTYNVISWGYDDRIVRIQPLNKPQAKPKNLLHNGTFDDITACGCDVNSNQLWFGHKSGRVSVYKCIGGLDSQQRASIKGRSSYARGFSLSYNSAFRKMASKSGGGSERVDEAGGLHATHSAGSVNSGSHSSGNDALQRDGADLSWLGPTLLVRHTDEITCITLSVEFKIAVTAGRDGIAVIWDLNDWSYVRTIARPAEIHQSPITHVAISPTLGDIVTVHTLPQTQPVGTGSEAPPVAAPQRTNSLAVADECFEVTEENLDDFVNVNVNPNGKSILRLHSVNARYVQHLVHEDRIQAVCYSYIKEGVGVNVIATAVEGGFVRFWSSWNLSFVSELTTGTSPIRSICYSTHQHLVVLTRESHIQVWESEGLYGNAPKFPQIVYK; from the exons ATGGAAtcgaaggaggaggagcagcagccgtTGCTACTGGATACACTCAGCTCGCTGTGGACCCACTATCTTCAGGCCTCGGAGCGCGAAGACGCGAGTGTCAAG AATCACTGGCTGTGGTTGCTGCTTTATAACTTCCAGTTTCTCGACGATCGGGCCTTGGAAGATGCCTGGCTAAATAG CCACTTCAACCTCGTGCCTGAGGAGCTCTGCTCGTACCTACTCGAACAGGTCTACCAGATTATCAGCGAGGCGAAACGATCTCAGGGAAATAGTCCGGAGCAGGAACCGGAGCATCAGGATAACTGCATCAAGCAGCTGCGGAAGCAGCACAACCTAGCCCAG CTCATTCTCAGCACACCCAGTGATTGCAACAAGATTCTTGCCCTGCGCACTTTTCTCACCGATAAGTTGGGCCACCACTTACTGGCCTTTCTTCTGCGCGTGAATATCAAG CACATTGCTTCCCAGAAGAGCCTCTGTCAGCTGTGCATAAATCTGTTTCCCAACTGCAAGTGGAGCGCCACTAACGAGCCACTGCTTCCACTGACCAGCATCGCCCAGTTCATTGGCAGCTTCTACCTCAACTCGCCAAGCAAAAGGCAGCGTCGCCAGCAGGCGCAGGAAGCCCAATCACACCACTCCGCCTGCAACTCAGTCGTCCACGACTTTGAGGACTTCAGACAAGCAACGAAAAGCAGCGACGAACTGGCACTACTGCTCATCCAGTTACTCACCAGGTGTGTCGACGCGGAGCAGGAATCTCAGTTAAGTGTGACAGTGCACAACTTTGCCCTGGGCCACCTGTGCGCCGCCTTGGAGGAGGACCTGCCGGGCGACAACGAGGAGGTCATCAAGTTTGAGCTCCTGCAACTGATTGCCCATTGTGTGAATAAATTTCATGTGctcgagcagcagcagcccaaTGTTCATGATTTTAATAGCAACTTCGGACAGTTACTCTACGCCCTGACCGCCAATCGGAGGAGCCCTCTTCTGGCGCAGGGCATCCTCTACATAATCTTTGGAACTCTGCACAACCTTGTGGACAACGGCGTTCGAGACTTGAGCCATGTTGATTTGGGAAGATTCGATGCCTGCTTTGAGGTGTTGCAGGAGGTGGCCAAGTCGACCGACTTCTCGACTCCCATATTCCTGCACATTTACAAAATGCTGCTCCGCCTGACGGACAATCTGGCGAGGCAGGAGCAGCACCTGCAGGGCCTCATGGAGAGCAGCGCCTCCACGTCCCTGCcaaagcagcagcaacagccccGCCACAAGAGGCAGAGAAGCAGCCAACTGCACTGCCTGGGAGCCACGTCCCTGTGCTGCTACTTTCAGGGAAAGCTCTATCAGTTGCTGCCCTGTTTGGACGCTGAGCTCCAGGAGCACAGTGTGCGGAGCCTCCTGCGCATGGGCAGCTGTTGCTGTCACTACAACGCACGAAACTACAGCACCTGCCTCCAGCTGGCCACCCGGCTGTCGAGCAGCTGTCAAAAGTGCGCCTACAAGTTTCTGCACTACAATGTCCTACACACCATATTCGTGAAGCGGTCTCCCCAGGGCTGTCCTGGCTGCGAGGAAAAGTTCAAGTCGCCCGTGTTTCACCTGAACCTGCTGAACATCTACAAGGAGAACTACAAGCTCCTAAACACGCCGTCTATGCTGCTTTTTCTGAAGCACCTGAAACACATCGCGTACCTACTACCCTACGATTTGGCCGCCGGGATCCTGGCAGAGGTGGCCTTGCCCATATTTAGGCAGTTTAAAGAGTCAATCGAAGGCGACGGCAGTAAGGCCAGGAGCAGCAAAGTGGCGCCCTTGAAGCTGCCCAGCAAACTGGAAAACTACAGGGCGCTCCACGAGTGCCTGGGCATTTTTGTGATGTACTTGAGTGACATTCGGCTGGTTAAGGCCTTCTACAATGAGGAGAACATCCGCTACATGCAGGACCTGCTGGCCATTCCCGAGCTGCAGCGGGGCGTCTGCGACCTGATCAAGGTGGGGATCGATAACATTGCCTTTCTCGGCGAGAACAGCCAGGAGCAAGTCACCTTGAGTCGGAGGCTGATTCAGCTCCAGCTGAACAGCAGTGACACGGCGACGCAACTGTtccagctgctgctgcacaAGTGCGCCAGGAACTCGGAGAGCAAGTTCTGGCTGGACGACGACTCGGACGCGGCTAAGCTGCAAGGCCACAAGCCGGGGGACATTCTCTACATCACAGCCCTGCAATGGACCCTCAACTTCGAGCTCCtgaaaaccagccagctattCTACAACGAGTTTGCCAAAATATACTCTATTCCCGTGGAAATGACGGAAAACGAGGACGACGAGGCAGATgcggagcagcagcagctctcGGGGGAGAAGAAGCTGCGGCATGGAGATAAAAACATAGTGGACATTCTCAAGCTGAACTACAATGCTTTGAGTTGCTTCCTCATGCTTCCGAAAGCCGCAATGGGGGCAACCGCTACTGCCACCGACACAGGCTCAACCGCAGCCACGCCCACCGCCGTCATATGTGCCTCAAGTTCACTGGAGACCCTCGTCTCCCAGCTGCCTCTGGGCAACTCGGTTTCAGTCTCCGTCACGACGGCAGCCAGCTCGGACTACGCGGAATCTAACCTAGACTACGCCTCGGTGATAGATAACTACGACAGCCTCCCACTGGCCACCAAGGACTCCTTCCTGCGCCACCTCCGTGGCAGCGAGCCGGACGAGAGCATCGTGCTATTTGACATTCGCGGAAGCCAGCCCCTGGCAGATCCGTCTGCCGATCCTAACTTGATTCCGCCgaacgaggaggaggacgtcGCCAGCCATGGCATCATAAACAAGCTGTTCAGCATTGTGGGATCCATATTCGGCGGCAATCCAGGTGGCGACCAGGGAAGTGACGGATCTCCCGCCAGGCCCCCCATTGAAGCCGATTTGTTCTGCCTGTACGAACCGAGCGGGGAATGCAAGAAACTCTTGCTCAAGCTCTTCGAAGCGACCATGGCAATCTGCATTAAGGGTTTCCAAAACGAAGAAG TGGATAAGATGCAGAAGCACCTCCGAAAGCTGCGCGCCATAATCTTGGCCCACGCCTCGGACAACTGGGCGGACCACGGGGAGCAGCACGCCCGGGACAATGCAGTGATTCAGACGCTGCAGACCCTGCTTAAAATCGCCGAGCTATCGAGCACGCACTCAGAGGCCGGACCAGGAGCCGTGAGCAGTCCATCTGGGGATtctcagcagcagcagccgcagctaCGGCCTCGGGCCCGCTCGTTCAACAGCGGCAGCGTGGAGCTACCTCGCCTGCAGCCGGCCAAACTGCCCGCGAAGAACTCACTGGCCACGCCGCCCACGCCTAGGAGGCGACCTACCTCAAGCGAGGCCACCGTTGGCGTGGACGCGGACTACTTCTCCACCCGCGCCTCCTTGAGCTGCGCCGCCGACAGCGAACTGGAGCTCAGCGAGAATGAGCACGAGTTCTATCTGACCGCCGACGAGGGCTACGAGGCGGATGGCGAGATCGCGGACGTCAGCGAATCCGAGTGCGAGATGCAGGGCGGCACCTTGGCCCCCAACGAGTCGTGGACTCCGTTTCAGCCATCCTCCCGCTACAGGACCCACATCATGCACCAGGGACTCAGCCAGCTGGTGGTGCAGATGCTGGCGGAGTTGTCGCAGCTGTGCATGAAACAGCCAAACGGGTGGACGGATAGCCTTACGCAGCTGGCCAACCGCCTGTTCGTCATCCGCGACTACCTGGGCGGACCACTGTGCCTGCTGAAAGGCTTTGCGCCGATCCTGAGCTGCAGCGATCCCCGACTGAGAG AACTGCAACAATCCATTTTGGAGTTGATTCCCCACCTCAACACCCCTGAGGTCTTGCAATGCTACTACTCCATCCTGGGCTCCCGGCAGCCCCCAGTGGACCTTCTCATCAGGCACATGCACCACATATCCTCGGGGTCACTACGTAAGCCGCAGCCCTGCATGGAACTCGAGTTTCCTATTGCCACGGATGGAAAGATTGTGGTCACTTCGGATCCGGCGGTCAGTGAACAGATCGAGCGGGTGCGCCTGCACCACCAACAGTGCCAGATGAGCACGCTCTTTACCCGGGCTGCTTGCATCTTGCCGGTGACTCAGACCCGGATCTGGCAACCTGATGGCTTGACCCTGTCCCTTTGGCTGGAGCTGAGGGGTCAGCAGGTCCACCGTAGCTCTATGCAGTTCACCGACGAAGAGACGCGATTCTCCCCAGAGGATTCAACT AAACTCCACCTGCTGTCCCTGGGCACCAACCAAGCCATGGTCAGTATCTACATCAGCCACAACATGCAGCTGATCTTCGAACTGGTGAAGCCGAGCGAACAGCTTCCGCCGGCCCGGGTAGAGGAGCACATGGAAGCCAACGTCGATGCAGCGTCCGTAGTCTCAGCCAACACCCAAGCGGCGGCCAATGCGCCAGGCACCCTGCGCCAGGCCCTGAAGCAAACCAAGTTGGCATTGCTCAACAGTTTCGGGCAGATGCACCTGCTCAATGGCCACCTTACCGCGCCGGATCTGTCGGGCGGCTACTTCGAGGGCTCCGTGgtgcagttgccgcacttgcGCTTGCCCCGCCACAAGTGGATGCACTTGGTGTTTGGGCTGCAGCAGCTGGGAGATGCTCTGGAGATCAGCATCTTCCTCGATGGCACTGAACAGCACACCATGCGTCTTCCCTTCCATAATTTCCGTCAGATTACGCGGCTGCACACGTTCCAGATGATCGCTTTGGGCGAGGGTCAGCCCACTAGGAGCCCGGGAAGCAGCTCCTCCTCAAGGTCCACCCTGGACGGAGCTACCCCTCGCTACGGCGTGTCCAACGTGATTCTCTTTAAGCGCCGATTAACGGATCCCTTGCTGATAATGAATCTGACGGCCATGGGACCGGACTTCACGGAGTTCACCCAGTGCCAGGTAGCCAACTGGAAGCCAAACTACGGCTTTGTCAGCTTGGGCAAGCTGGCGTCGTCAAACTTCGGCAGCCCTTCGGACTGCATGAGGCAGCTGAGGCAGGCGCGGGTGCTTGTCTACACGGCTCAGCAGCCGGACTTGGTGATGAGCTACGATGCGAGCCAGGAACTGGACATGGCCTGTTATGGGCAGCCGCATGGGCACATTCTCTACGGGGAGCTCCTGCAGCATCAGCCGCAAACACTTCAGGCGGCCACCTGTCTCAGCGGCGGACTCTCCACCCTGCTCTATCTCTTTGCAAAA ATCGTGGAGCTGAGTGTAAATGCTAGTTCCCAAGCCCTGGCCCTGGACCTCCTGCTCCAAGTGGCGCACTCGGACACTCAACTGTATACGGAATTTCAGAGGCAGAACTACTTGGCGCTCATTGGCTACGTGATCAAGTCGGAGAAGTGCAGCAAGGACGTCCAGCTGCTCAGAAGCATTGTGAACAGTGCGTGTTCCCAGGCACTGATCAGTCGGAAAGGGGACTCCCTGAATGTTAATGATAACACCATGGCCACGCTGGTGTACCCTCAACTGCTGCTGGCCGTCCTGCAGCGGTACTCCGATTGGCATCGTTCCGGAGCCACCCAGTCCGATGTGCTGGACATGATGTTCCGTTGCATTCTGGCCCTGACCAGGGAGAAGCATCCGCAGAGGGACTTCAACATGGAACAGTTGCAAAAGGCCGGCCTGCTGGGCGCCCTGCTTAATCTCTGCAAGGTCTATGTAATAGAATCGCCGAGTCCTGTGCAGATATCCTCCTACGCCGCCGAATGCTTTGTCCAAATCCTGGCCGTGTTTGCCGGCTCCCCGCCAGACTCCTCCATGCTGGATGAGATCATGaagctgctcctgctgctgcacAAGCCCAGCGAGTGTTATGTGACCCACGATCGAGGCCACTTCTACTTCCTGCTCACCTCCCAGCAGCCGGCTAAGGAAAAGTCGCTGGTGGCAGCAAATCTGAGCAGGGTGACTACTTCTTTGCGTCGGCAACTGCATCCCCCGGCGCAAGACTTGGATCCGGAAAGGGCGGACCGCATAAAGCGGCTTCGGCGACTTCACACCTCCAACGCATCTGGGTACAAAAAAGCCGTAAACGAGTTCGAGGAGCAGCTGGAGAATATGGCGAACTGCTCGAATCTCAATAAGTCCGCTCTGAGACTTTTGAGTCCTGCCGAGGCGGCTCGATGGCGCTTAAAATTCAAACGTCGTCATCCCACGTGCTCCAACAGCCCCCGCAGAAGTCCCCTAAAGATCTCACGGAGGCGGATACATCCACACCTGGTGAAGATGTGGCAGCCATCGGGTCACAGCACTCCAAGCTCTCGGAACTTGTCGTTGCCGAACCGGAAAACGGACTTCTATGAGCACCCTGGCATTATTCGCCTGCAACAGCGACTGCTCATCCTGCTCAAGGACTTCCTGTGCCTGCTGCCTGACTCGGCAGTGGACGTGGTCCTGCGCCACTACGTCAAGCTGGAGCTGCTTCTTGTTCTGGCCAACCAACGAAGCTGCGCAGTGCGCCATGCTATTATCCAGCTCCTGGACGTGTTGACCAATCGCCTGAGCAATGGGGAACTGGCCGCCGCTTCCAAGCTCCTGTACCCGCTGCATCTGGCCAATCAGTTGACCATCCACAGCTGCGATGTGGCCATGTTCGAGGCCTGTCTGACGTGGATAAGTGGCGTGCACGGTAGCCTGACGGATGTGCTCACATGTGAGGCCCCATTGAAGATTCGACAACGTTTCGGATTGCAATCTCTCCTGGCCATCGCCGAGGACACAGAACCCCAGGGAGCCTTTCAAGTTCTGCTGCGTCTCTACCAACAG AATCCCGATGACCAGAGCAGTCTTATTGAAGCTGGTCTGCTGCAGTGCTCCATCAAGGCCCTCTACAAGATCTACTCCCTGCGTCTGGGTCAGGTAAACGCCGACGAATCAATTGTGGAGCTACTGGCCACCATTGGCGAACGGGCCCTGCGTTCAGTCGGGCAGATTAAC CTGGTCTGGGACATTCTGAACCTGTTGTCCTTCTACCAAGACAAGCAGACCCAGCAAATCGTGCGCAGCTTCCGCACGGTCCAAGCTCAACTCCAGCTAGAGTGGCTCACAAAGTTCTTCGAGCCGAACAGCTTCCGGATTTCGGTGGTCAGCGATTCGGGCATCAGCCAGACGGAGCTGCGCACCAGAGTCGACATGCTGATCGATCGCTGCACTCAGTTCTTCACAGTTGGCATCGCCCAGACCACCGGTCCCTCCTACGTGGCCAGCTCCCAGGAGCTGGCTCTGTTCCAGCTGCTCGTTTCCTATGGCATTTCCAGCAACCAGCGCTGCAATAACTTTATCGCCTGGGGACTGCAGCCCTCGCGCCCGCGGGATCTGAGGTCCTACATTGTGGACGCCCTTTGGCGGTCGCAGCAGGACGAGTGCCACCGGGCCATCATTTGCGATGGAAAGATGATTAAGTCCCTGCTCTGGCTGTCCATGCAGCAGGATCTTCCCAAGCCGATCGAGAACCTGCAGCCCCTTTGTGATGCGCTGGGCATTAAGGAGAACGACTGCTCGTGGAACCTGGTGCACGAGCTGGACAGGCTCAATCAAAACCGCAACAACATGGCGGCCAAGCAGAAGACCCTTCTGGAAAAAACTGTTCACAGATTCGAGTCGTTGGTGCAGCACTGCATAGAGTCATCCATGGTGACCACCAGGCGGGTGGCCGAGCTTCAG AATGCTGAGCGAAAGGCCCTGATGTGCCACATGAAGGTATACGACGACACCTATACCTACACGAAGTGGCTGGAGATCATCCGCCGCATGACACACGAGGGGGCTCCTTGGTACTGTGCCGAGCGAGCTGAATG CTCTTGGGAGCTGGACGACACGGAGGGACCGTCTCGAGTTCACACAAGACTGCGCCGCTGCCACTTGGACATCGGCAGACGTTTCTTCATGAACGAATACCGACCTGGGCAGGGTCCTCGCGAAGATGCCGACCCCTACGTCCGCCCCTTGGACTACCTCATTGCCAGCTACGATCAGCAGTTGAACATTTCGCTCAACTCCCAAATCTTGTACAACTTTGCGGCCAAGTTCTTACCCGTGGACGGAGAAATCGAGGGCGAGATCATCATCACCGATCTGAAACTCTACTTTCTGGCCACATACCGCTGTCGGTACTTCAACGTTAACTGTGATATCGCCAACATAACTGAGATCTGGCTGAAGCGCTACCAGCACCAAGAGACGGCCTTTGAGATTCTCCTGGACACCAACAAATCCCTGTTCTTCTCGCTGCAGAACGCTGACGACTGGAAGATAATGCGCGACGTATTCTGTGATAAAATCGTGGCCCCTCCGGACCAGTCGAAGGTGCTGGCTATCACCCAGCAGTGGCGCGAGGGCTTGCTCACCAACTGGGAGTACCTGATGACCCTGAACCAAATCGCCGGGCGCACCTACAACGATCTCATGCAGTATCCCGTCTTTCCCTGGGTGCTGGCCAACTACAACTCGGATGTTTTGGATCTGCGGGAGGAGCACAATTTCCGCCGCCTTTCCAAGCCGATTGCTGTGCAGCTGGAGGAGAATGAGAAACACTACATCAGCAACTATACG TACATTGACAGCACCAACACCACTATGGGATCCCTGATTCTCAAGCCGTACCACTACAGTTCCCATTACTCCAACTCCGGCACTGTGCTCCACTTCCTGGTGCGAGTTCCGCCTTTCACCAGCTACTTCCTGCGCTACCAGGACAACGACTTCGATCTACCGGATCGCACGTTCCATGCCCTGAACACCacctggcttctggccagtCGTGACAGCCCCACAGACGTTAAGGAGCTCATTCCGGAGTTTTTCTGCCTTCCAGAGATGTTCGAGAACTTCGAGCGCTTCAACTTCGGCTGCCGCCAGAACGGGGAGCGGGTGGAGGATGTCTCCCTGCCCGCGTGGTCTCAGAGGGACTCGCGGCTTTTCGTACTCATTCACCGGCAGGCTCTGGAGTCGGAGATGGTGCGGAATCAGCTGCACCACTGGGTCGACTTGATCTACGGCTACAAACAGAGCGGCGAGCACGCCGTGGAAGCCATCAATGTGTTCCATCCAGCG ACCTATGCCGTCTTCCTGGACTCTGAGATCAGTGATCCCATCGAAAGGGAGGCTGTGAAAACCATGGTTAAGACGTACGGCCAGATGCCGCGTCAGCTCTTTAAGGCACCGCATCCGGCTACCAAGGCCTTGGACTACTCGTTGGTGGACAAGCCCATAGTGGCAACCGTACGCGGCCTGCGCTGGGGTGTCTACGTGGGATCGCCGCAGCTGAAGGCTCCCTCCTGGGCAAACATCCACAAGATACCCGGCACCGAGCACCTGGTCAGTTTCAGCAACACCAACGCGGTCTACGCGCTGCCCGCAAGAGCGGGTGTGATGCAGGGCGCCGAACCGGACACGTACAATGTAATCTCATGGGGCTACGACGATCGGATCGTCAGGATCCAGCCGCTGAACAAGCCACAGGCCAAGCCGAAAAACCTGCTGCACAACGGCACGTTCGATGACATAACCGCCTGCGGGTGCGATGTGAACTCCAACCAGCTCTGGTTTGGCCACAAGTCGGGCCGAGTTAGCGTGTACAAGTGCATAGGGGGCCTGGACTCGCAGCAGCGAGCTTCAATCAAGGGCAGATCAAGCTATGCCCGCGGATTCAGCCTGTCTTACAACTCGGCCTTCCGCAAAATGGCCAGCAAGAGTGGAGGAGGCTCCGAGAGAGTGGACGAGGCAGGTGGCTTGCATGCGACCCACTCCGCTGGGTCGGTCAACTCGGGCAGCCATTCCTCTGGTAACGACGCCCTGCAGCGGGATGGGGCCGACCTTTCCTGGCTCGGACCCACGCTGTTGGTGAGGCACACCGACGAGATAACCTGCATCACCCTGTCCGTGGAGTTCAAGATTGCTGTGACTGCGGGACGCGACGGCATCGCCGTGATCTGGGACCTGAACGA CTGGAGCTACGTGCGAACGATTGCCCGTCCGGCCGAGATCCACCAGTCTCCGATAACGCACGTGGCCATCAGTCCCACCCTGGGCGACATTGTCACAGTGCACACGCTGCCTCAAACCCAACCTGTGGGGACTGGCTCGGAGGCTCCACCTGTGGCAGCTCCTCAGAGAACCAACTCCCTTGCCGTGGCCGACGAATGCTTTGAAGTGACGGAGGAGAACCTGGACGACTTTGTCAATGTGAATGTGAATCCTAATGGGAAGTCCATCTTGCGGCTGCACTCCGTCAACGCTCGGTATGTCCAGCACCTGGTGCACGAGGACCGCATCCAGGCCGTGTGCTACTCCTACATCAAGGAGGGGGTGGGGGTGAACGTAATAGCCACTGCAGTGGAAGGCGGCTTTGTGCGCTTCTGGTCCAGCTGGAATTTGAGTTTCGTCAGCGAATTGACCACGGGTACATCGCCCATTCGAAG CATCTGCTACTCCACCCACCAGCACTTGGTGGTGCTCACGCGCGAGTCTCACATCCAGGTGTGGGAGTCCGAAGGCCTCTACGGGAATGCCCCAAAGTTTCCTCAAATCGTCTACAAATAA